A window of Clupea harengus chromosome 24, Ch_v2.0.2, whole genome shotgun sequence genomic DNA:
aagtcgggagaaagcgacagagtcctatttgggattacttggaagagtaacgtgcggtgaggttcgtggctggtgaggcacttcagagtcagatttacaaatatataaacccaatacagtagcttaaatcaccattcaattggcagcttgcacattgactactggttgttttttatatcagcattctttacacacggtagctacatacagttggcagctgctagcttgtgatgaactcgtgttaatatgtgtgattatgcactcgtgaatatgaactcttacgaagttgcacaggccccctgagggtctccgctgtacgtccaaaaccaaaatctattattgaggttcaaaatattttcaaagcaatttggctttgggtgtgagaagtcaatcgagttatcttctgtcccgtcgtttgaagcataccttttagctacggcattagTCTCCcatttattgatcaattcacgttttgattgaaagtccagttatgagaaattatgagaaatgttttagcttagctatataatcttccattttcgtagtcaaggtcaaatataagaagagtaacagcagaacaagcataaacccgaccggtgggctctcgcatgcacccttcattgaagcagtggtactgtttgcctcctctccgtgctttttcactgcagctttacgtcagatcagcaaaactaaatatgttctacgcatgcgctcaacccagtttgtgaaggattgcgcaatctgagatgaggcacagctcgtcgctgcctcaccgtgtcgctgtctcctgtctgtttgaacaggacatgcgcaaattctgacacAATTCTGAaaactgacacacgtctgacacagatctttcatagttgtcttttgtggatggctgttcatctgtcctaagtgaatcattttttttaaatggttggtttggtgagtttttattacatattatttattatagcttgtatcttctattcattttgagcattttgttttgcaagcaaaaaaattaagcttccctgactggcccccccttggtctgttgcattccgcggtaaagactaaaactaatactgaaactaataaaaactaaactcaaactaagcatttaaaaaaaatagaaactaaactaaactagcaaacctgctttaaaaactaatgaaaactaaactgaaattgaaaacaaaaagtcaaaacgaaataaaaataaaaactagtgaaaaatgcaaaactataataaccttgactcacacacacacacacacacactcacacacacacacacacacacacacacacactcacactcacacactcacacacacacacacacacacacacactcactcacccctccctccctccctctctccctcactcactcacacacacacacacacacacacacacacacacacacacacacacacacacacacacacacacacacacacacacacacacacagccataaacaTTGCAGACATATAGACACGgtgacacacattcaaacatgtaTTAATAGATACTGAATGATGATCGGTGCAATGTGCAGTGCGGTGATGTTTCTGTGTCTTCCTGCGTCTGCTTCCACAGAGCCAGTATAACCAAGGACCCATTCTACGATCTCGTCTCGGTGCGCAAGAGGAAAGTCATCAACCAGGCCGCCCAAGACTGACAGCTCCAGAGTGGCGGTGCagcatgggaaatgtagttgcTCTGGGTTAAAACGCTCAGTCTGCTTTGTTGAGCATGAAGCAGTTGTTTGGACATTCgtcaaagaaacaaacacaaaaagaaacaaacaaaaaaaggccTCCAACGGCCGGCTTGTGGTCACTTGCCCTTTTTTTTGTGACATGAAGGATAGGTTTACTGTATGTTTGTCAGCAGCATTACAGGAAGGGCTTTGTTTTTAACAGGTTGACCAATGAGGAAGCtgcgtggggggagggggaggcttTGTATTTGCATAGATACTATCGTCAGCACTGCTGCGGTGACTGACCCAGTGCTCACCCTCTGAACTGAACCTGAGTTGGACCTGATAGTCAACTGGATGAACAGAACTGGTTGGCACAGCACTGGAGGTCAAAACTCTGTGCATAAACAATGTCCATCATCAGGAAATGgagaaatgtatatattttgtgaAGTAGACACTATGCCTCAAAAAAGACTGAAtcagtttttttgtttctcaGCAGCGGGCTAAACCTGGGACTGTCTAGGTGTTAGCGTCTTTATGCTAAGATACAGTTTCCTGTGTTGTTAATGAGAAAATATCATAGCCTTGTTATAAAACACTGGTACAAGCCATAAATGAAGGAACACTGTCCTCATGACACAGTGGCACGCTAGTTGGTGGATCTGAGTACATGTTGATAGTGTTGGGTACATGTTGATAGTGTTGGGTACATGTTGATAGTGTTGGTCGGTACTGGGAATGACTGGTTAGGGCTTCTGAAGAGAACTCATGTTATGCAGGATTACAGCACAGTGGTGCTTTgagctcaaatacacacaccaggacTTCTTTTCTGTATGAGGCTTAAATTTACAGCAGAGTTTAACACCATTCAAGTGCTAATACTGTATGCAAACTATAGTTGTTTCTGCAGTAGATCCAAATCTACACTGTGGAAGCTTCACTGGTCTTTTGGGTTTTGCCATGGGTATTTTAGTTCCATGGATAtcttttgtaaatgtaaaatgttgccATTGTAGTAGTTGTTTGACTTGAATAATGATATTGTATCTGGGttggaaataaaatgtaataataataataattaagtcctttgtcaggtttttaatggcacacacgacacactggaacacacacgtgcatatatggaggcgacacaggacacacacacgcaggtaagcctgaggtcgcggtgaatttattttctgctttttcccatcctggactgtccttcctcaaggaccccccaggagcagtgggcggcttgtagcgcccggggaccaagtgaggtgaactgtccatctttggtcagggatggacatgtgttctgttattttgcatgttttttctgttggggtccttagtggaggaaaccccttgtgaacacggggagaacatgcaaactccacacagaaaggcccgggagatagcccacttgagcactgtgcactctggggaggacctgccccccagagccaacagcaccccatgcaggaatcgaacctatgaccttcttgctgtgaggcagcagtgcaagcagtgcaagcaactgagccaccgtgccaacACCGTAAAGGAATATTTAATTTGGTTTTGGGAAATAAGTATTTCGGTCAGGGGCTCCATCACCATCTTCTCTTTATACAAGATAAAAgtcaatatttatttacacatcaTTAGTCTTTTCATCTGACTTTGCACAACAAGCATCACAACAAATATCACACCAGGTTTTTTAGAGAGGCACTCCTCTTTCACCGCAGACCTCCAGCTCTGCTGTTAGTTtatcagatgcacacacacacacacacacacacacactcacacacagacacacacacacacacacactctgtcaccaCAAAACCGTTGTGACACCCGACATGCAGCTTGGGCACTTCCTCTTTCGCTCCTGGTTTTCATGGGAACTTCGTCCTGTGGCTTCGAACGTGCAGATCATAGCGGGGTCTTCTTTTGTTCTACTGTTCAATACTTTAGCAATAATGCTATAACAGCAATATTACATCTCTGTCATAATCACGCATGCCTATACACTGGGGTGGTTATGCATTGCGTGTCGAATAAACATGTACGTCAGTGTTTTGTTCGAGAAGAAACTGGGGGCTTATTACTTctgttcacacactcatttgacAGAGGCTGTGGTCTGTAAAACGTTCAGCTAACCATAGTAACCCACTGACCCACATTAAGACCTGACCGTAAGCCCTCAACCAAAATGGCCTCACGAGCCCAGATGGTTCCTCACAGTTCCACGTTTATTACGCAGTCGTTTATGGCCCTTTTGGCTAATGTGCACACGTTTTTGTCATGCTCAGATGAGTTTGAACAGGAACCATGCCATGTTTGTGCCACATTAACTTCCACAAAGGAAGGGTGTACTTCAGTACTGAATACTATATACAATAACGTTCACACATCGGCCAACAAGGTTCTCATAGGATATTTGTGCTGATGCCTGGATCCTTTTTGTGAGCAATGTTTTTGAAAACTAAAGGGGACCATAGATTTAGTCTGTGACATTAACCTTGTAAACAAACGGATTcactggaggggggtggggggggctgacTTACACCTTTCTAGTTTCCTCTGGGTGcctctgtttcctgtgtgtgcgctctctaCTTCCTGATTCAGTGTTGCACACAACCGTGTGGTTCCGCTCTTGAGGCTAAACCGTAATgacacaccctgcacacacacaccatgcacacacactccctgcacacacacaccctgcacacacaaactccctgcgcacacacacacacacacacacccggcacacactccctgtcacaggaggtgagaggtgagggggaaggggggtgtgtgtgtgaaaacaaatagagaggaagagagaactgacatcgagagagagagagacagagagagaggggggggggagagagcatatgtgtAAGAGAAAGCTGCATATAGACACTTAGTTGCAAGTGACTCCATCTATGCTTTTCCTGTTGTTCTCTTTACCATCCACTAGGGGTCAGTGTTCCCATGGTAATGTTCACATGCGAGTTGTCACCAAGGCAATCCTGAGGTCAACTGACTTCAAACATTTCAAGTTCAAAAAAGAAGCCAACGGCCTAAGGCTGCAGCACAGGCTGCTGAGATAAGATACACACAACCTGGTGAACCACAGTCCACAGTTAATCACAGTGAATCAACATTCAAATCAACAACCAGTTCCATGTTCAGGATGAAAAACAATCTGATAATGTTTTTGGAGTGATACACAAAAAATTTGACCTTTTGGCATATCTTACAGAGGTTACATTGTTTTCCCCTCAATTCTTTTGTGAGCCCACATGTTTAGAGAAGTGAGAGAAGTCTCTGTTTCGCCCAGGCGATCCTCCGTCCATGCAATCCACAGCAATCCGTTTGTCTGTAATGTCTCCAGATTTGGGTAAATAGACCCAGATTGTACAAAAAATTGTTtacaaggtaaaaaaaagtgcTTTCATCCAAATGGTGTTAAAGGTCCTTTAAAGTTGTCTTCTAAGACTGTATACATTTCTGGCTTTTTTTCCTGCTTTTGGACCCTGTAAAAAGCAGGAGAAGAATGACAAGAAATAATGAATTGAATGAATCAATGACAAATTGAACAAGAAGTATCCAACTAATGTTCAATGTAAACACAAGCACCGAGATGAGATATGAAATAGAAATCATACATATAAAAATTGTTGTCAGACATAAGCGTGCCTCACCATTTTCCTCTCCCGTGTTTAGCGTCATTAAGGACTGGCTCTTCAGGCCCAGTTTTGACAGCCTCCTGTTCTTCCCCTTCGGTGCCACGGGCTCTGGCAGGTCCTCAAAGCTGCTATCGGCCGTCCCATTGGCCGTTTTACTCGTAGGGGAGGAGCTCGGAGTAGTGACCACGGCCTCGTCCTTGTTCTGGACTTTCTGGCTGTTCTGCTTGCTCCTAAAAAAGTTCCTCAGTGACGTCCGACTCTTCTTGGCGCCCCCTGTCTGGGCGGGCAGTGGGGCGAGCTTGTCCAGACGCTCGCTGCTGGCCCGGGACTGAGTCTGCTCTGGGGTGAGGGTCGGCCCTCCCAACCCCGCGGTCGACGGCCCCCGCTCGGTGTGCACGTCCTGAAGAGAGGTTGGGAGTCCCGGGGGACTCCCGAATGCCAGTTGGTACTTGGGGTTGTAGTATTTATGCGCAGGCACCTTCAGGTCACCCCCGGCACCCTTGGAGTCCCCCAGGCTGACCTGGAAGCGGGAGGTGGTGGCGGGGAGGGGCGGCCGTTTCGACTCCACGCTGGCGACGCGGACCGGCGCGGTCGGCACGGCCGGCCGGCTGATGTGGAACTCTTTGTAGAGGTCCAGCTTCTCGGAGACGGCGTAGAGCTCGCGGAAGTCGTTGTCGAAGAAGTCCACCACCTGGCCCGAGAGGATGGTCATCATGTTGCGGTCCATGCGGAAGGAGCTCCACGAGAAACTGGGACATGAAGGAGATGTGAGACGTGAgtcatgagacatgagacatgaagagagatgaCTTTCAGCATTTGTGAGAACTGGGACCACCATCTTGGTCtaaacacaccatacacacacacacacacacacacacaaccacacaca
This region includes:
- the LOC105908849 gene encoding protein FAM83F-like, producing MADSQLECMDDGHINEKIPESRPEFMYSEEQRVALELLLKEGDGAFKTQLKTDNTKDFLSAREIKWIRDTVKEYQTNEEDDSTSSATTESKKIEGSTSSLHSTYWPQLSDTEVPPLDLGWPSGGFFKGVTRVAVHTSPPKQNAPHIKEVVRRLIQEANKVLAIVMDLLTDLHILQDLLDAAAKRGVAVYIILDIRGAPHFLDMCNRLQVGSQHLRHIRVRTVSGTGFQLSFGTIPGTLGSKYMLVDGDKVMFGSYSFSWSSFRMDRNMMTILSGQVVDFFDNDFRELYAVSEKLDLYKEFHISRPAVPTAPVRVASVESKRPPLPATTSRFQVSLGDSKGAGGDLKVPAHKYYNPKYQLAFGSPPGLPTSLQDVHTERGPSTAGLGGPTLTPEQTQSRASSERLDKLAPLPAQTGGAKKSRTSLRNFFRSKQNSQKVQNKDEAVVTTPSSSPTSKTANGTADSSFEDLPEPVAPKGKNRRLSKLGLKSQSLMTLNTGEENGSKSRKKSQKCIQS